From a region of the Solanum stenotomum isolate F172 chromosome 2, ASM1918654v1, whole genome shotgun sequence genome:
- the LOC125854467 gene encoding trimethyltridecatetraene synthase-like yields the protein MEISWVFIVFGSWLLALAFVLKLFNHPKRKLPPGPKPWPIIGNLNLLGSLPHESLHHLSQKYGDLMLLKFGSKPVLVASSPEMAKEILKTHDAIFASRPALAAGKYTSFNYSDMTWAPYGAYWRQARKIYLTEIFSPKRLDSLEYIRIEERQTLISRLFPHSGKPIFLRDHLPRFTLSTISRLVMSDKYCSDQSNSDTSSIVTLERLQWMLDEWFVLGGVINLGDWIPWLSWFDLQGYVKRMKALGKNFTEFYKYVLDDHNTIKMQKAGDFVPKDMVDALLHLADDPNLEVQLTSDRMMGLMHVSSVISDTSRIFS from the coding sequence ATGGAGATCTCTTGGGTTTTCATAGTGTTTGGGTCATGGCTACTAGCATTAGCTTTTGTCTTAAAATTATTCAACCATCCGAAAAGGAAACTACCACCAGGTCCAAAGCCATGGCCAATTATTGGCAATTTGAACCTCCTTGGTTCACTCCCACATGAGTCTTTGCACCATCTTTCACAAAAATATGGAGATTTAATGCTACTAAAGTTCGGTTCAAAGCCTGTTTTGGTAGCATCATCTCCAGAAATGGCTAAAGAGATATTGAAAACACATGATGCTATCTTTGCATCTCGTCCCGCATTAGCTGCTGGTAAGTACACTAGTTTTAACTACTCAGACATGACATGGGCACCTTACGGTGCATATTGGCGTCAAGCTAGAAAAATTTACCTAACTGAGATATTTAGTCCCAAGAGGCTTGATTCATTGGAGTATATTCGTATTGAGGAAAGACAAACTTTAATTTCTCGTCTTTTTCCTCACTCAGGAAAGCCAATTTTTCTTAGAGACCATTTACCTCGATTTACTCTTAGTACTATAAGTAGGTTGGTTATGAGTGACAAATATTGTAGTGATCAGTCAAACTCAGATACTTCATCAATAGTAACACTTGAAAGATTGCAATGGATGTTGGATGAGTGGTTTGTTCTAGGTGGGGTGATTAATCTCGGAGATTGGATACCTTGGCTTAGTTGGTTTGACTTGCAAGGATACGTAAAGCGAATGAAGGCCTTAGGGAAGAATTTCACAGAATTTTACAAATATGTACTTGACGATCACAACACAATAAAGATGCAAAAAGCAGGGGATTTTGTTCCCAAGGATATGGTTGATGCTCTGTTGCACCTTGCTGATGACCCTAATCTTGAAGTTCAGCTTACTTCTGATCGCATGATGGGACTAATGCATGTAAGTTCTGTTATTTCCGATACAAGtagaatattttcttaa